Proteins from one Corynebacterium epidermidicanis genomic window:
- a CDS encoding DUF2231 domain-containing protein encodes MSILIGGIPAHPLIVHAAVILVPIAALVAAWAATKPSWHRNHAWLTSILGVGTAAIVVISNNTGEGLMVAKGATEANPGIYGDHAMKAKFVLIAATVVAISVVVKHLALKFPQVPVIAVTAARVLAIVAAVVAVISVILTGHAGAALVWDN; translated from the coding sequence ATGAGCATTCTTATCGGTGGTATTCCTGCACATCCGCTCATCGTCCATGCCGCCGTGATCCTCGTCCCCATCGCAGCGCTCGTAGCTGCCTGGGCAGCGACCAAACCCAGCTGGCACCGCAACCATGCCTGGCTCACCAGCATCCTCGGAGTGGGAACGGCCGCAATCGTAGTCATCAGCAACAACACCGGTGAAGGACTCATGGTCGCCAAAGGCGCCACCGAGGCGAATCCTGGCATATACGGCGATCACGCCATGAAAGCAAAATTCGTGCTGATCGCCGCTACGGTGGTTGCCATTTCGGTCGTCGTAAAGCACTTAGCGTTGAAGTTCCCGCAGGTCCCAGTGATAGCAGTAACCGCCGCGCGCGTCCTGGCTATCGTGGCAGCAGTTGTGGCTGTGATTAGTGTGATTCTCACTGGACATGCTGGAGCAGCCCTCGTCTGGGACAACTAA
- a CDS encoding DUF7507 domain-containing protein, whose translation MPTGAGTSGNSNVTVTTAIVSPIDPNKTPSGGSDPVLNITPDQCLASVSTTSGASVWVAKSDPSGSERDHTQLFRQDWGNPEFIPVGDVTNWVYNSIAYNSKDGYIYAISQNRPYAGGNNEPAYPMGHLLRISPVDGTIADLGQIDPAVVASIDISSGMTNGTFDLNGDYIFANNSSGGTNAIYKISFGADGKSPQLTASGAYFAVTNVGKVADKPTSANDWATVGFDSTPYVWSLTTTAPNHRGIPTLYRMNTSTGEVKTFEVPNLKTASGVGFQTSGVYGTAWTYGNGNLGFGHNAGGFAYQIKVTNPDSDNPGFELVSVTQAPTQYNNDATSNAYAINELVKKTAELSIKKELITAPDGQVAWRVTVSNDSDCPVTGFTVSDLVPTAAYEPGSVTLKTETSGWDVVNVIPATDKTNVTITHGSLAGGKTASFVLTATPTQSTECVENTASLVSNEKESDLTNNISSDEKCLPRFAVKKETVDSELALARGATTVVTHYTVTVTNTGKVDATSAQVIDVPQTPPGFTIDSVKVDGNPVVAPYVVTAGDQLAVGASKEHVVEVTFKVDQTQITDWASLGTCDAANGAGDPSKGLYNLVTMDGDTDGVENNDACIPVVKDPAFEVVKVADAAAAVQQADGSFDASYAVTVNNTGGVDGTFGKLTDAPRVVPGYTIAEVKVDGTVVTADDNGAYLVSKGEALAKGANKAFKVVVTYTKNADATDQQLADAAKCEPVDGTNPASPTGAYNAVTLVGEDPAKVSDNDACVTIPTPGTPAASIVKKINGQDANNVAVEVPVGSDMVVTFEVTNTGDAPLSPVTVTDNVLPTNMIVPPNQKLKTDGSWAQWDNILLPGEFAVFTATWKAPAAGTQHVNVGTAHVTVPPTTVPATTVPGTTRPEIPVPGTTVPGSTVPGTTDATTTFPGTTVPPITVPPTTVPATTIPGTTKPEIVITSTTLTPTDPATATVTTTPVEPGVPGFSIVKKINGFDADTVDAAAVVAVGSDMNVTFEVTNTGTTVLRGVTVTDDKIAADQIKCDDDNVVDVLMPGALVTCSATFKAPAAAGGSHVNVGTAAVTVPPTTVPGTTDPGTTVPGTTDATTTVPGTTRPGTTVPESTVPATVVTTTNPANAVVPKVEIKKYVKDAAGQWADANDVPAAVAGEKMDFKFVVTNSGQKDLTNVTVTDDKVASGLIQCAPDNTNVVPLVKAGESVDCFATAAVDVPAPGATHVNVGTVAGEVPPTTIPGTTVSESTIPGTTLPGTTVPGTTDATTTVPGTTYPETTVPATTVPGTTNPGTSVPGTTLKTTDPATATVTTTPVEPGVPGFSIVKKINGFDADTVDAAAVVAVGSDMNVTFEVTNTGTTVLRGVTVTDDKIAADQIKCDDDNVVDVLMPGALVTCSATFKAPAAAGGSHVNVGTAAVTVPPTTVPGTTDPGTTVPGTTDATTTVPGTTRPGTTVPESTVPATVVTTTNPANAVVPKVEIKKYVKDAAGQWADANDVPAAVAGEKMDFKFVVTNSGQKDLTNVTVTDDKVASGLIQCAPDNTNVVPLVKAGESVDCFATAAVDVPAPGATHVNVGTVAGEVPPTTIPGTTVSESTIPGTTLPGTTVPGTTDATTTVPGTTYPETTVPATTVPGTTNPGTSVPGTTLKTTDPATATVTTTTEVPAPAVEIKKYVLDASGAWADANDVAAGVAGDAMDFKFTVTNTGGVDLKDVVVTDDKVAAEYIVCNGSTNNVVGELKQKQVVDCFAKQVLKVPAVGETHVNVGTVEVTVPPTTVPGTTVPGSTVPGTTGPSTTVPGSTVPPTTVPGTTVPGTTLKTTDPATATVTTTTEVPAPGTPGIKIIKLINGEDHNEKPGALVKTGELMDVTYKVKNTGDVELHDVKVSDTVFKSEGNEDVQVTCPKTDLAPGEEMTCSAKIMAPEPGVGHYDLGRVEGTPPSDPSNPNPPKVTDEDPEFAHVDSPSSIKIVKKINGDDANSTPGVIVNPGEPMDVTFEVTNTGATTLTNVVVTDDKVPADKIRCENGDGNKVAELAPGASFTCSATIPAPAAGEQHTNTAKVVGTPPPSGGVFPTPTPTPGTTVPGTTIPGTTVPGTTIPGTTNATTTVPGTTVPGTTVPETTIPETTVPGEPSVTTTPQVPENPPVVEDHDPANAVVPGISVVKKINGDDANTAPGVAVAPDHDMTIEFVVTNTGLTKLVDVQVTDKALNADTVAAENITCPKTELAVGETMTCVAKVKAPGSDKVHSDLATVEGSPRNPDGSTPKDKDGKEIEKVTSEDPAHAHSKPGIPPWVPLIPLIPLIPGVIGSSDRPGSSGNNPPAPVVTTPPAPQDRVLRIQDTPKNDVQGLQKAPRKGGTLAKTGASVIGLSLVAGLILLLGFVLVRRRKDGEA comes from the coding sequence ATGCCTACCGGCGCGGGAACCTCCGGAAACAGCAATGTTACTGTTACCACCGCGATTGTCAGTCCAATTGACCCTAACAAAACACCTTCTGGCGGGTCTGATCCTGTTTTGAACATCACTCCCGACCAGTGTTTAGCGTCGGTCTCGACAACTTCCGGTGCGAGTGTATGGGTTGCTAAGAGTGATCCTAGTGGTTCCGAGCGTGATCATACCCAGCTCTTTCGTCAAGACTGGGGAAATCCCGAGTTTATCCCGGTCGGTGATGTGACTAACTGGGTCTATAATTCGATTGCCTATAATTCTAAAGACGGCTACATTTATGCGATCTCCCAAAATCGCCCTTATGCTGGTGGAAACAATGAACCGGCCTATCCTATGGGCCATTTGCTAAGGATTAGCCCGGTCGATGGCACCATTGCTGATTTGGGGCAGATTGATCCCGCTGTAGTCGCTTCAATCGATATCAGCTCGGGAATGACAAACGGTACCTTTGATCTCAACGGTGATTATATCTTCGCCAACAACTCGTCAGGGGGTACTAATGCTATTTACAAGATTTCATTCGGCGCCGACGGGAAATCTCCACAACTGACGGCTTCTGGCGCATATTTCGCTGTTACAAACGTAGGTAAGGTTGCGGATAAGCCAACGAGTGCGAATGACTGGGCAACCGTTGGTTTTGACTCAACGCCGTACGTTTGGTCATTGACTACGACTGCTCCCAACCACAGAGGTATTCCAACTCTCTATCGGATGAACACCTCTACGGGCGAAGTGAAGACATTTGAAGTTCCTAATCTTAAGACCGCTTCGGGAGTTGGCTTTCAAACCTCTGGCGTGTATGGCACGGCATGGACTTATGGAAACGGCAACCTCGGGTTCGGTCATAATGCTGGAGGGTTTGCCTATCAGATTAAGGTGACCAATCCCGACTCGGATAATCCTGGGTTTGAGTTGGTTTCGGTCACGCAGGCCCCGACTCAATATAATAATGACGCGACATCAAACGCGTATGCCATTAATGAGTTGGTGAAAAAGACGGCTGAGCTTTCCATCAAAAAAGAACTCATTACCGCTCCTGATGGACAGGTTGCCTGGCGGGTGACGGTGTCCAATGATTCGGATTGTCCAGTTACCGGTTTTACGGTGTCTGACTTAGTTCCAACAGCTGCCTACGAGCCGGGTTCGGTAACGCTGAAGACTGAAACTTCTGGGTGGGATGTTGTAAATGTCATACCAGCTACGGATAAGACCAATGTCACTATCACGCATGGAAGTCTCGCCGGAGGTAAAACCGCATCATTTGTTTTGACGGCTACCCCAACGCAAAGTACTGAGTGTGTAGAGAACACCGCAAGCCTCGTTAGTAATGAGAAAGAATCAGATCTGACTAACAACATTTCCAGTGATGAGAAGTGTCTTCCGCGTTTTGCCGTAAAGAAGGAAACTGTAGATTCAGAGCTTGCACTCGCGCGCGGTGCCACAACGGTTGTTACGCACTACACCGTCACTGTCACTAATACTGGAAAGGTGGATGCCACTTCAGCTCAGGTTATCGACGTTCCTCAAACTCCTCCGGGCTTTACGATTGATTCTGTAAAGGTTGATGGAAATCCTGTCGTCGCACCATACGTGGTTACTGCTGGTGATCAGCTTGCAGTAGGTGCTTCTAAAGAACATGTAGTCGAGGTGACCTTTAAGGTTGATCAGACGCAGATCACCGATTGGGCTTCCCTCGGGACTTGTGATGCTGCTAATGGTGCCGGGGATCCATCAAAGGGCCTGTACAACCTTGTGACAATGGACGGCGATACCGATGGTGTTGAAAACAATGATGCTTGTATCCCTGTCGTGAAGGATCCTGCGTTTGAGGTTGTTAAGGTTGCGGATGCTGCGGCTGCTGTGCAGCAGGCGGATGGTTCGTTTGATGCGTCGTACGCGGTGACGGTTAATAACACCGGTGGTGTTGATGGCACGTTCGGTAAGTTGACGGATGCTCCGCGGGTTGTTCCTGGTTACACGATTGCTGAGGTCAAGGTTGACGGCACGGTTGTGACTGCGGATGATAATGGTGCTTACCTTGTTTCTAAGGGTGAGGCGTTGGCTAAGGGCGCTAATAAGGCGTTCAAGGTTGTGGTGACTTACACCAAGAATGCTGATGCGACGGATCAGCAACTTGCTGATGCTGCGAAGTGTGAGCCGGTTGATGGTACGAATCCTGCGTCGCCTACTGGTGCGTACAATGCTGTGACTTTGGTGGGTGAGGACCCTGCCAAGGTTTCTGATAATGATGCGTGTGTGACGATCCCTACACCTGGCACACCTGCTGCCTCGATCGTGAAGAAGATTAACGGCCAGGACGCCAACAATGTAGCCGTCGAGGTGCCTGTCGGCTCTGACATGGTGGTCACTTTCGAGGTGACAAATACGGGCGACGCTCCACTTTCTCCTGTCACTGTGACGGATAACGTGCTCCCTACGAACATGATTGTCCCCCCTAACCAGAAGTTGAAGACTGATGGTTCCTGGGCTCAATGGGATAACATCCTATTGCCTGGTGAGTTTGCGGTGTTCACCGCTACCTGGAAGGCTCCGGCTGCAGGTACACAGCATGTCAACGTAGGTACTGCACATGTGACGGTACCTCCGACCACGGTACCTGCGACGACGGTTCCGGGAACGACCCGTCCTGAAATCCCGGTTCCGGGTACGACTGTTCCAGGTTCGACGGTTCCGGGTACGACGGACGCAACTACCACATTCCCAGGCACCACTGTGCCGCCGATTACGGTTCCACCGACCACTGTTCCAGCGACGACGATTCCGGGTACCACCAAGCCGGAAATCGTCATCACCTCAACGACGTTGACCCCGACGGATCCTGCGACGGCTACGGTCACGACCACGCCGGTTGAGCCTGGTGTTCCTGGTTTCAGCATTGTGAAGAAGATCAATGGTTTTGACGCGGATACTGTGGATGCGGCTGCGGTTGTTGCTGTGGGTTCGGATATGAATGTCACGTTTGAGGTGACGAACACGGGTACTACGGTTCTTCGTGGTGTCACTGTGACGGATGACAAGATTGCGGCTGATCAGATTAAGTGTGATGACGACAATGTTGTTGATGTGTTGATGCCGGGCGCGTTGGTGACGTGTTCTGCGACGTTTAAGGCGCCGGCTGCTGCTGGTGGTTCGCATGTGAATGTGGGTACTGCGGCTGTGACGGTTCCTCCGACGACGGTTCCAGGTACGACTGATCCGGGGACGACTGTTCCTGGTACGACGGATGCGACGACGACGGTTCCGGGTACGACGCGTCCTGGTACGACTGTTCCTGAGTCGACTGTCCCTGCGACGGTTGTGACGACGACGAACCCTGCTAATGCTGTGGTTCCGAAGGTTGAGATTAAGAAGTACGTCAAGGATGCTGCTGGTCAGTGGGCGGATGCTAATGATGTTCCTGCTGCTGTTGCTGGTGAGAAGATGGACTTTAAGTTTGTGGTGACGAACTCTGGTCAGAAGGATCTGACGAATGTCACTGTTACGGACGATAAGGTTGCTTCTGGTCTGATTCAGTGTGCGCCGGATAATACGAATGTTGTTCCGTTGGTGAAGGCTGGGGAGTCTGTTGACTGCTTTGCTACTGCTGCGGTTGATGTTCCTGCTCCGGGTGCAACGCACGTGAATGTGGGTACGGTTGCTGGTGAGGTTCCGCCGACGACGATTCCGGGTACGACTGTTTCGGAGTCGACGATTCCGGGTACGACGCTTCCTGGTACGACGGTTCCTGGTACGACGGATGCGACGACGACGGTTCCGGGTACGACCTACCCTGAGACGACGGTTCCTGCGACGACGGTTCCGGGTACGACTAATCCTGGTACTTCGGTTCCGGGTACGACGTTGAAGACGACGGATCCTGCGACGGCTACGGTCACGACCACGCCGGTTGAGCCTGGTGTTCCTGGTTTCAGCATTGTGAAGAAGATCAATGGTTTTGACGCGGATACTGTGGATGCGGCTGCGGTTGTTGCTGTGGGTTCGGATATGAATGTCACGTTTGAGGTGACGAACACGGGTACTACGGTTCTTCGTGGTGTCACTGTGACGGATGACAAGATTGCGGCTGATCAGATTAAGTGTGATGACGACAATGTTGTTGATGTGTTGATGCCGGGCGCGTTGGTGACGTGTTCTGCGACGTTTAAGGCGCCGGCTGCTGCTGGTGGTTCGCATGTGAATGTGGGTACTGCGGCTGTGACGGTTCCTCCGACGACGGTTCCAGGTACGACTGATCCGGGGACGACTGTTCCTGGTACGACGGATGCGACGACGACGGTTCCGGGTACGACGCGTCCTGGTACGACTGTTCCTGAGTCGACTGTCCCTGCGACGGTTGTGACGACGACGAACCCTGCTAATGCTGTGGTTCCGAAGGTTGAGATTAAGAAGTACGTCAAGGATGCTGCTGGTCAGTGGGCGGATGCTAATGATGTTCCTGCTGCTGTTGCTGGTGAGAAGATGGACTTTAAGTTTGTGGTGACGAACTCTGGTCAGAAGGATCTGACGAATGTCACTGTTACGGACGATAAGGTTGCTTCTGGTCTGATTCAGTGTGCGCCGGATAATACGAATGTTGTTCCGTTGGTGAAGGCTGGGGAGTCTGTTGACTGCTTTGCTACTGCTGCGGTTGATGTTCCTGCTCCGGGTGCAACGCACGTGAATGTGGGTACGGTTGCTGGTGAGGTTCCGCCGACGACGATTCCGGGTACGACTGTTTCGGAGTCGACGATTCCGGGTACGACGCTTCCTGGTACGACGGTTCCTGGTACGACGGATGCGACGACGACGGTTCCGGGTACGACCTACCCTGAGACGACGGTTCCTGCGACGACGGTTCCGGGTACGACTAATCCTGGTACTTCGGTTCCGGGTACGACGTTGAAGACGACGGATCCTGCGACGGCTACGGTCACGACCACGACTGAGGTTCCGGCTCCTGCTGTTGAGATTAAGAAGTATGTGTTGGACGCGTCTGGTGCGTGGGCTGACGCTAATGATGTTGCGGCGGGTGTTGCTGGTGACGCGATGGACTTTAAGTTCACGGTTACTAATACCGGTGGTGTGGATTTGAAGGATGTTGTTGTCACGGACGATAAGGTAGCTGCTGAGTACATTGTGTGTAACGGTTCCACCAATAATGTTGTTGGTGAGCTGAAGCAGAAGCAGGTTGTGGATTGCTTTGCTAAGCAGGTACTGAAGGTTCCTGCGGTGGGTGAGACGCACGTGAATGTGGGTACGGTTGAGGTGACGGTTCCGCCGACGACTGTTCCTGGTACGACTGTTCCTGGCTCTACGGTTCCGGGTACGACTGGTCCGTCGACGACGGTTCCGGGTTCTACGGTTCCGCCGACGACTGTTCCGGGTACGACTGTTCCTGGTACGACGTTGAAGACGACCGATCCTGCGACGGCTACGGTCACGACCACGACTGAGGTTCCAGCTCCTGGTACTCCTGGTATCAAGATCATCAAACTGATCAACGGCGAAGACCATAATGAAAAGCCAGGCGCTCTTGTAAAGACCGGTGAGCTGATGGACGTCACCTATAAGGTAAAGAACACTGGTGATGTCGAACTTCATGATGTGAAGGTTTCGGACACGGTGTTTAAGTCTGAAGGTAACGAAGATGTTCAGGTGACCTGCCCGAAGACCGATTTGGCTCCGGGCGAGGAAATGACCTGTTCTGCGAAAATCATGGCGCCTGAGCCAGGCGTTGGCCACTACGACTTGGGTCGAGTCGAAGGAACTCCGCCAAGCGATCCTTCGAACCCTAATCCGCCTAAGGTGACGGATGAGGATCCTGAGTTTGCTCATGTGGATTCGCCGTCGAGCATCAAGATCGTGAAGAAGATCAATGGCGATGACGCCAACAGCACTCCAGGTGTGATCGTTAATCCTGGAGAGCCGATGGACGTGACATTTGAGGTCACGAACACCGGTGCAACCACGTTGACCAACGTTGTCGTGACCGATGACAAGGTGCCTGCAGATAAAATTCGTTGCGAGAATGGTGATGGCAACAAGGTCGCCGAGCTTGCACCGGGTGCATCGTTTACGTGTTCTGCAACGATCCCGGCTCCGGCGGCCGGCGAGCAGCATACAAACACCGCGAAGGTAGTAGGAACGCCACCTCCATCAGGTGGAGTCTTCCCGACACCTACCCCGACCCCAGGTACGACTGTCCCAGGAACCACGATCCCAGGTACGACTGTTCCGGGAACCACGATTCCTGGCACGACGAATGCTACGACGACCGTTCCAGGAACGACTGTCCCAGGCACAACTGTTCCGGAGACCACGATTCCAGAAACTACAGTTCCAGGTGAGCCATCGGTGACGACGACTCCGCAGGTTCCGGAAAATCCACCAGTCGTGGAGGACCATGATCCAGCGAATGCCGTGGTTCCAGGAATCAGCGTTGTCAAGAAGATCAATGGCGATGACGCAAATACAGCTCCAGGTGTAGCGGTTGCTCCGGACCATGACATGACCATTGAGTTTGTGGTGACCAATACTGGTTTGACCAAGTTGGTCGATGTTCAGGTGACGGACAAGGCCCTCAATGCCGATACCGTGGCTGCAGAGAACATCACTTGCCCTAAGACTGAATTGGCTGTCGGTGAGACTATGACCTGTGTCGCAAAGGTAAAGGCTCCAGGGTCCGACAAGGTTCACAGTGACCTGGCTACGGTTGAGGGCTCGCCACGAAATCCTGATGGAAGTACTCCGAAGGATAAAGATGGCAAGGAGATTGAGAAGGTGACCTCGGAGGACCCGGCGCATGCACACAGCAAGCCTGGTATTCCACCGTGGGTACCATTGATCCCACTCATTCCGTTGATCCCGGGTGTTATTGGATCGTCGGATCGTCCAGGTTCTTCTGGAAATAATCCTCCGGCACCAGTAGTCACCACCCCACCAGCGCCACAAGACCGAGTTCTGCGCATCCAAGACACGCCTAAGAATGACGTCCAAGGTCTCCAGAAAGCCCCTCGCAAGGGAGGCACTCTGGCTAAGACTGGCGCGAGTGTTATCGGACTCAGCCTCGTTGCTGGACTCATCCTCCTGCTTGGTTTCGTACTCGTACGACGCCGCAAGGACGGAGAAGCCTAA